The proteins below are encoded in one region of Aquisphaera giovannonii:
- a CDS encoding glycosyltransferase family 39 protein, translated as MTGDPTGPRKQPAAASRWLGRPALVLGVASGLAVLLTLGGPGLTIDEPLDVRPGRTYVATLRAEGLGFFSRGVVTRVFRDNAEHPPLGRWLLGIASTAGEPLEVLIRGVDPTGIYVHSGRLAPALAFAALVAAVAAEARRRWGLAAGYAAGGSLALMPRAFAHAHLGALDTFLALFWTLALLAGARALEKGGVGRSAAAGLVWGLGLLTKLHAWLLWPLMAGWAAYRLGRRAPAGLAAWTAAGVAAFLAGWPWLWYDTAARWGAYWWTSVARTPIMVEYFGRVVADRDVPWHYPWFYFAATVPVGLQLLGLAGLARGWKGRGEDPFPMLLAASIGLFLLLFSTRVPVYDGERLFLHVFPAWALLIGLGFAGLWGWAGGEGGGGPRGGRLRAATAPAGAQPVAARRRLLRRSSLVAFLAVQGAGTLGVHPFGLSYYNLLVGGLPGAERLGLELTYWGDAVDRVLLDRLAADAGPGERAAIAPTLYPSQGIVTTTAALLKRKIVLADEDAAATAEWVAVSRRRAYWKPDLAARLAGGRGRLVLARSRQGVWLSALWHFPPPAPGTPPAPPPAPSPR; from the coding sequence ATGACCGGCGACCCGACCGGCCCCCGCAAGCAGCCCGCGGCGGCGTCCCGATGGCTCGGGCGGCCGGCGCTGGTCCTCGGCGTCGCGTCCGGCTTGGCGGTGCTGCTGACGCTGGGCGGGCCGGGGCTGACGATCGACGAGCCGCTGGACGTCCGCCCGGGGCGGACCTACGTGGCGACGCTCCGCGCCGAGGGGCTGGGGTTCTTCTCGCGGGGCGTGGTGACGCGGGTCTTCCGCGACAACGCCGAGCACCCGCCGCTGGGCCGCTGGCTGCTCGGGATCGCCTCGACGGCCGGCGAGCCGCTGGAGGTCCTGATCCGGGGCGTGGACCCGACCGGGATCTACGTCCACTCCGGCCGGCTGGCCCCGGCGCTCGCGTTCGCGGCGCTCGTGGCGGCGGTCGCGGCCGAGGCGAGGCGGCGGTGGGGGCTCGCCGCGGGCTACGCGGCGGGGGGCTCGCTGGCCCTGATGCCCCGGGCCTTCGCGCATGCGCACCTCGGGGCGCTGGACACGTTCCTCGCCCTCTTCTGGACGCTCGCGCTGCTCGCCGGGGCGAGGGCCCTGGAGAAGGGGGGCGTCGGCCGCTCGGCCGCGGCGGGGCTGGTCTGGGGGCTCGGCCTGCTGACGAAGCTGCACGCGTGGCTCCTCTGGCCCCTCATGGCGGGATGGGCGGCGTACCGGCTCGGGCGGCGGGCCCCCGCGGGCCTCGCCGCCTGGACGGCCGCCGGCGTCGCCGCCTTCCTGGCCGGCTGGCCGTGGCTCTGGTATGACACGGCCGCCCGCTGGGGGGCCTACTGGTGGACCTCCGTCGCCCGGACGCCCATCATGGTCGAGTACTTCGGCCGCGTCGTGGCCGACCGCGACGTCCCGTGGCACTACCCGTGGTTCTACTTCGCGGCCACGGTCCCCGTCGGCCTTCAGCTCCTGGGCCTCGCCGGCCTCGCCCGCGGCTGGAAGGGGAGGGGCGAGGACCCGTTCCCGATGCTCCTGGCCGCGAGCATCGGCCTGTTCCTGCTCCTGTTCAGCACCCGGGTGCCGGTCTACGACGGCGAGCGCCTGTTCCTGCACGTCTTCCCCGCCTGGGCCCTGCTGATCGGCCTGGGCTTCGCGGGCCTCTGGGGATGGGCGGGCGGCGAAGGCGGAGGGGGCCCGCGTGGGGGCCGCCTCCGCGCGGCGACCGCGCCGGCCGGGGCTCAACCGGTCGCCGCACGGAGGCGGCTCCTGCGGAGATCGTCCCTCGTCGCGTTCCTGGCGGTGCAGGGGGCCGGGACGCTGGGCGTCCACCCGTTCGGCCTGAGCTACTACAACCTCCTGGTCGGCGGCCTGCCGGGGGCCGAGCGGCTCGGGCTGGAGCTGACGTACTGGGGGGACGCCGTGGACCGGGTCCTCCTGGACCGGCTGGCCGCCGACGCAGGCCCGGGAGAACGCGCCGCGATCGCCCCCACGCTCTATCCCTCGCAAGGGATCGTCACCACGACCGCCGCCTTGCTGAAACGCAAGATCGTCCTCGCGGACGAGGACGCCGCGGCGACCGCCGAGTGGGTCGCCGTCTCCCGCCGCCGGGCCTACTGGAAGCCCGACCTGGCCGCCCGGCTCGCCGGCGGCCGCGGCCGGCTCGTCCTCGCGCGGTCCCGCCAGGGTGTCTGGCTGTCGGCCCTCTGGCACTTCCCGCCCCCCGCCCCGGGGACGCCGCCGGCGCCCCCGCCCGCCCCGTCGCCGCGTTGA
- a CDS encoding helix-turn-helix transcriptional regulator gives MELKQKLKDLMAARGLNGQKLARLSRVSDSEISRILQGKSRPGLDNALRLARALGVSLDYIADDAADAEPPGPADSVSPDERKALNLVQKLGPAEVLTILENVRFLGYEVAMGRLVGAKPIIEIDKDTAPVIEPKPAPSPAIPAPHVAPRAASSVPA, from the coding sequence ATGGAACTTAAACAGAAGCTCAAGGACCTGATGGCCGCGCGGGGGCTCAACGGGCAGAAGCTCGCGAGGCTCTCCCGCGTGAGCGACTCCGAGATCTCCAGGATCCTCCAGGGGAAGTCGCGGCCGGGCCTGGACAACGCCCTGCGGCTGGCCCGGGCGCTGGGGGTCTCGCTCGACTACATCGCCGACGACGCCGCGGACGCCGAGCCCCCCGGGCCCGCCGACTCGGTCTCCCCGGACGAGCGCAAGGCCCTCAACCTCGTCCAGAAGCTGGGACCGGCCGAGGTCCTGACCATCCTCGAGAACGTCCGCTTCCTCGGCTACGAGGTCGCCATGGGCCGGCTCGTCGGCGCCAAGCCGATCATCGAGATCGACAAGGACACCGCCCCGGTCATCGAGCCCAAGCCCGCCCCCTCCCCGGCCATCCCCGCCCCCCACGTCGCCCCGCGCGCCGCCAGCTCGGTCCCGGCCTGA
- a CDS encoding flagellar basal body P-ring protein FlgI, which translates to MRRFIPGGTRALQALAILLALAQVQADAASKKKEPPPPKTDETVGDLAFVPQAGETKVEGVGLVSNLENTGVDPPPSWYRTQLVEEMGKAMIDHPNKILADPRFAMVVVRMTIRTGASPEDRFDVEVEVPPACGTKSLAGGYLMMTRLREVMVAGGSPRTSQDLALAQGPVMIGNEKDPNNPKVGRVLGGGKVKKETPFTLVIMENRRSFRTAKMLETVINARFHQSEAGTQKGAATGKTDGHLTLKVPTTYHQNQLRFFRVVQLLPMIDTPELRERRMAAWGKELLDPKTSGVAAMKLEGLGPSAGEVLRQGLKSDNAQVRFFSGESLAYLDDPSGADALGDTAAKMPQFRAYALAALAAMDQNASHMKLRKLMDEPDVEVRYGAFNALRTLDPNDPALGRVGILDQPRKEEDEADEEAPDAMAVALASASQRARPEDPFALYIVDSEGPPMVHVSRSRRSEIVVFGRDQKLLPPIVLGTGAILLNASDNNEEVEISKIVPSRGGDSDLKYRTSLDVGEVVRRVSNLGASYPEVVAILEAANRQKNLPGSLAIDAVPVTTPAYFEAAILGKDSTKPDKAVKQASAKAEKPASRLRRLLRLGRGDDGEGDATAASVDKDKGKGKDADATASASPKAPGAGADADKAGSGPAAKKDPSVQKAGTEAEAGADDGDGPSSRPRLFNLFRRRPSGGS; encoded by the coding sequence ATGCGGCGATTCATCCCCGGGGGGACCCGGGCGCTCCAAGCCCTGGCCATCTTGCTGGCCCTGGCCCAGGTCCAGGCGGACGCCGCGTCCAAGAAGAAGGAGCCCCCGCCGCCCAAGACGGACGAGACCGTCGGCGACCTCGCCTTCGTCCCCCAGGCGGGCGAGACCAAGGTGGAGGGCGTGGGCCTGGTGTCCAACCTGGAGAACACCGGCGTGGACCCGCCGCCGTCGTGGTATCGCACCCAGCTCGTGGAAGAGATGGGCAAGGCGATGATCGACCACCCCAACAAGATCCTGGCCGACCCCCGGTTCGCGATGGTCGTCGTCCGGATGACGATCCGCACCGGCGCCAGCCCGGAGGACCGCTTCGACGTGGAGGTCGAGGTCCCGCCCGCCTGCGGCACCAAGAGCCTCGCCGGCGGCTACCTCATGATGACCCGGCTCCGCGAGGTCATGGTCGCCGGCGGCAGCCCGCGGACCAGCCAGGACCTCGCCCTGGCGCAGGGGCCGGTCATGATCGGCAACGAGAAGGACCCGAACAACCCGAAGGTCGGCCGGGTGCTCGGCGGCGGCAAGGTGAAGAAGGAGACGCCCTTCACCCTGGTCATCATGGAGAACCGCCGCAGCTTCCGCACGGCAAAGATGCTGGAGACGGTCATCAACGCCCGGTTCCACCAGAGCGAGGCCGGCACCCAGAAGGGGGCGGCCACCGGCAAGACCGACGGCCACCTGACCCTCAAGGTCCCCACCACCTACCACCAGAACCAGCTCCGCTTCTTCCGGGTCGTCCAGCTCCTGCCCATGATCGACACGCCCGAGCTGCGGGAGCGGCGGATGGCCGCCTGGGGCAAGGAGCTGCTGGACCCCAAGACCAGCGGCGTCGCCGCGATGAAGCTGGAGGGTCTGGGGCCCTCCGCGGGCGAGGTGCTCCGGCAGGGCCTCAAGAGCGACAACGCCCAGGTCCGGTTCTTCTCCGGCGAGTCGCTCGCGTACCTCGACGACCCGTCGGGGGCCGACGCCCTGGGCGACACCGCGGCCAAGATGCCCCAATTCCGGGCCTACGCCCTGGCCGCGCTGGCCGCCATGGACCAGAACGCCTCGCACATGAAGCTCCGCAAGCTGATGGACGAGCCCGACGTCGAGGTCCGCTACGGCGCCTTCAACGCCCTGCGGACCCTCGACCCGAACGACCCGGCGCTGGGGCGGGTGGGGATCCTGGACCAGCCGCGGAAGGAGGAGGACGAGGCCGACGAGGAGGCGCCCGACGCCATGGCCGTCGCGCTGGCCTCGGCGTCGCAGCGGGCCCGCCCGGAGGACCCCTTCGCCCTCTACATCGTGGACTCCGAGGGCCCGCCGATGGTCCACGTCTCGCGGTCCCGCCGGTCGGAGATCGTGGTCTTCGGCCGGGACCAGAAGCTCCTGCCGCCGATCGTCCTGGGGACCGGGGCCATCCTCCTGAACGCGTCGGACAACAATGAGGAGGTCGAGATCTCCAAGATCGTCCCCAGCCGGGGCGGCGACTCCGACCTGAAGTACCGGACGTCGCTGGACGTCGGCGAGGTGGTCCGCCGCGTCAGCAACCTCGGGGCCAGCTACCCCGAGGTGGTCGCCATCCTGGAGGCGGCCAACCGCCAGAAGAACCTCCCCGGCTCGCTCGCGATCGACGCGGTCCCGGTCACGACCCCGGCCTACTTCGAGGCCGCGATCCTGGGCAAGGACTCGACGAAGCCCGACAAGGCGGTGAAGCAGGCCTCGGCGAAGGCCGAGAAGCCCGCCTCCAGGCTCCGCCGGCTCCTGCGGCTCGGCCGCGGCGACGACGGCGAGGGGGACGCGACGGCCGCCTCCGTCGACAAGGACAAGGGCAAGGGCAAGGACGCCGACGCGACCGCCTCCGCGTCGCCGAAGGCCCCCGGGGCCGGCGCCGACGCGGACAAGGCCGGGTCGGGCCCCGCCGCCAAGAAGGACCCGTCGGTGCAGAAGGCCGGCACCGAGGCCGAGGCCGGGGCGGACGACGGCGACGGCCCCTCGTCGCGGCCCCGCCTGTTCAACCTCTTCCGGCGGCGGCCGTCGGGCGGGTCCTGA
- a CDS encoding polyprenyl synthetase family protein, protein MTRRPVLEMDATRRALADLFAPIRDELAEAERIFRRELESRFPFVQQLVDHCGDYRGKRLRPALLLLSGRACGAVTGAHPVLAAVVEMIHTATLVHDDILDESMVRRHAATVNAEWGNETAVLLGDYMFTHAFHLAASLETTQACRWIGRATNRVCEGEMQQVHHRGNLDLGEDGYFAIIDGKTAELTAVSCRLGAHYAGADADTSEALDRYGRNLGIAFQIADDVLDLWGDERATGKSLGTDLEKQKLTLPLIHLLAHAKPAATAAARRLLERARPECRRELVPLLEEAGSLDYAWQRARGHVREAIAALDGLPDSEAVAALRVLAELSARRSS, encoded by the coding sequence ATGACGAGGCGACCCGTGCTCGAGATGGACGCCACCCGGCGGGCCCTGGCGGACCTGTTTGCGCCGATCCGGGACGAGCTGGCCGAGGCCGAGCGGATCTTCCGCCGCGAGCTCGAGAGCCGCTTCCCGTTCGTGCAGCAGCTCGTGGACCACTGCGGCGACTACCGGGGCAAGCGGCTCCGCCCGGCGCTGCTGCTGCTCTCGGGCCGGGCCTGCGGGGCGGTCACCGGGGCCCACCCCGTGCTGGCCGCCGTGGTGGAGATGATCCACACCGCCACCCTGGTGCACGACGACATCCTGGACGAGTCGATGGTCCGCCGCCACGCCGCCACGGTGAACGCCGAGTGGGGCAACGAGACCGCCGTGCTCCTGGGCGACTACATGTTCACGCATGCCTTCCACCTCGCCGCCTCGCTGGAGACCACCCAGGCCTGCCGCTGGATCGGCCGGGCCACCAACCGGGTCTGCGAGGGGGAGATGCAGCAGGTCCACCACCGGGGCAACCTGGACCTGGGCGAGGACGGCTACTTCGCGATCATCGACGGCAAGACGGCGGAGCTCACCGCCGTCTCGTGCCGCCTGGGCGCGCACTACGCCGGGGCCGACGCCGACACGTCGGAGGCGCTCGACCGCTACGGCCGCAACCTCGGGATCGCCTTCCAGATCGCCGACGACGTGCTCGACCTCTGGGGCGACGAGCGGGCCACCGGCAAGAGCCTGGGGACCGACCTGGAGAAGCAGAAGCTCACGCTGCCGCTCATCCACCTCCTGGCCCATGCGAAGCCGGCGGCGACGGCCGCCGCCCGCCGCCTCCTGGAGCGGGCCCGGCCCGAGTGCCGCAGGGAGCTCGTCCCCCTCCTCGAGGAGGCCGGCTCGCTCGACTACGCCTGGCAGCGGGCCCGCGGCCACGTCCGCGAGGCGATCGCCGCCCTCGACGGGCTCCCCGATTCCGAGGCCGTCGCGGCGCTCCGGGTGCTCGCCGAGCTGTCCGCCCGCCGGTCCTCCTGA
- the moaC gene encoding cyclic pyranopterin monophosphate synthase MoaC, whose protein sequence is MAELTHFDESGASRMVDVSGKEATARMARASGWVRMAPATLELVSDRRLAKGDVLEVARLAGIMAAKRTGELIPLCHPLGLDAVEVRLAAAPPDRVAIEATARLVGRTGVEMEALTAVSVAALTIYDMCKAVDRGMEIGPIRLEEKSGGRSGHYRRQAAGGDGDGPGEGRPR, encoded by the coding sequence ATGGCCGAGCTGACGCACTTTGACGAGTCGGGGGCCAGCCGGATGGTGGACGTGTCCGGCAAGGAGGCGACCGCGCGGATGGCCCGGGCCAGCGGCTGGGTGCGGATGGCCCCGGCGACGCTGGAGCTGGTGTCGGACCGTCGGCTGGCGAAGGGGGACGTCCTGGAGGTGGCGAGGCTGGCGGGCATCATGGCGGCGAAGCGGACCGGGGAGCTGATCCCGCTCTGCCACCCGCTGGGCCTGGACGCCGTGGAGGTCCGCCTGGCCGCGGCGCCGCCGGACCGGGTGGCGATCGAGGCGACGGCGAGGCTGGTGGGCCGGACGGGCGTGGAGATGGAGGCCCTGACGGCCGTGAGCGTCGCCGCCCTGACGATCTACGACATGTGCAAGGCGGTGGACCGCGGCATGGAGATCGGCCCGATCCGGCTCGAGGAGAAGTCCGGCGGGCGGAGCGGCCACTACCGGAGGCAGGCGGCCGGGGGCGACGGCGACGGGCCGGGCGAGGGCCGGCCCCGCTAG
- a CDS encoding helix-turn-helix domain-containing protein, whose protein sequence is MKKVFTTGQVAKICKVAPRTVSKWFDSGRLRGYRIPGSQDRRIPREHLLRFLKEHNMPLGDLEAEVYNKILAVGADAPLQAVLREHLRESDDFRIETAASGFEAGIRAESFHPDCIIIDMALGRIEAGQIAQNLRKSADHQKTILLALTSDEPGEEVFALGFNDAFKKPFDGALLAERVRRLISQKKSEEP, encoded by the coding sequence ATGAAGAAGGTGTTTACAACCGGCCAGGTGGCGAAGATCTGCAAGGTCGCGCCCCGGACCGTTTCCAAGTGGTTCGACTCGGGCCGCTTGCGTGGCTATCGAATCCCCGGCTCACAGGATCGCCGGATCCCGCGGGAACACCTCCTGCGGTTCCTCAAGGAGCACAACATGCCCTTGGGCGATCTCGAGGCCGAGGTCTACAATAAAATCCTCGCGGTCGGCGCGGACGCCCCGCTCCAGGCCGTGCTCCGGGAGCACCTTCGCGAGAGCGACGACTTCCGGATCGAGACCGCCGCGTCGGGCTTCGAAGCCGGCATCCGCGCCGAGAGCTTCCACCCCGATTGCATCATCATCGACATGGCCCTGGGCCGCATCGAGGCCGGGCAGATCGCCCAGAACCTGCGGAAGAGCGCCGACCACCAGAAGACCATCCTCCTGGCCCTCACCAGCGACGAGCCGGGCGAGGAGGTCTTCGCGCTGGGCTTCAACGACGCCTTCAAGAAGCCCTTCGACGGCGCCCTGCTGGCCGAGCGGGTCCGCAGGCTGATCTCCCAGAAGAAGTCCGAGGAGCCCTGA